A genomic region of Raphanus sativus cultivar WK10039 chromosome 6, ASM80110v3, whole genome shotgun sequence contains the following coding sequences:
- the LOC108813784 gene encoding uncharacterized protein LOC108813784 yields the protein MVLWELALGTAYFLGLRRSYRLALKTQRRIISPNHPRIRQFLHRRTHQVFDMALRVHKNIQQRDMEIGRNLGNWILRGLDRMKPSAQVLRPKQIEPSTAKAAKRLLDSTRLKPHANTKTPQSSEVGRHLFLSLRNLRPKFSPTISMMMKIKPPRAVGSTTQYRPFSESSLVKPFYARGGFDGVVRKDILQWMGQR from the exons ATGGTGTTATGGGAGTTAGCTTTAGGAACAGCCTACTTCTTGGGACTCAGGCGGTCTTACCGGCTCGCATTGAAGACCCAGCGTCGGATTATTAGCCCTAATCATCCAAGGATCCGACAATTTCTCCATAG GAGGACGCATCAAGTATTTGATATGGCACTTAGGGTCCACAAGAACATACAACAGAGAGACATGGAGATTGGTCGGAACCTTGGAAACTGGATTCTTCGAGGGCTCGACCGGATGAAGCCATCAGCTCAGGTTCTACGCCCAAAACAAATAGAGCCAAGCACAGCCAAGGCTGCGAAGAGGCTATTAGATTCAACACGTCTCAAACCACATGCCAACACGAAGACTCCTCAGAGTAGTGAAGTGGGTAGGCACTTGTTCTTGTCCTTGAGGAACCTCAGGCCCAAGTTTTCACCGACAATCTcgatgatgatgaagatcaAGCCGCCAAGAGCCGTTGGAAGTACCACTCAGTACAGGCCTTTCAGTGAATCCAGTCTTGTGAAACCATTCTATGCTAGAGGCGGGTTCGATGGTGTTGTCAGGAAGGATATTTTGCAATGGATGGGGCAGAGATGA
- the LOC108806703 gene encoding uncharacterized protein LOC108806703 produces MAAAATLRLTIPLAFSSHTLTSSVRSRASKSKASFRTVKMAANTVSDPETASSSSTPRVIDSHLHIWASPQEAATYPYFPGQEPTLTGDVEFLLKNMEDARVDGALIVQPINHKFDHSLVTSVLRKYPSKFVGCCLANPAEDGCGIKQLESLVLESNYKAVRFNPYLWPSGQKMTNAVGKAMFSKAGELGVPVGFMCMKGLHLHLAEIEELCTEFPKTTVLLDHAGFCKVPENGEAKDTYTQLMELSRFPQVYVKFSALFRISRTGFPYQDLTPLLSQVVSNFGANRVMWGSDFPFVVLECGYKEAKEAVTIIAKQASLSSSDMDWILGKTVMQLFPGQWVIP; encoded by the exons ATGGCAGCAGCTGCGACTCTGAGGTTAACGATTCCTTTAGCATTCTCCAGTCACACTCTAACCTCTTCCGTAAGGTCCCGAGCAAGCAAATCGAAAGCATCCTTCAGAACGGTGAAAATGGCAGCTAATACTGTGTCTGACCCCGAAACGGCGTCGTCGTCGTCTACTCCCAGAGTCATCGATTCTCATCTCCACATCTGGGCGTCTCCACAAGAG gCAGCTACTTATCCTTATTTTCCAGGCCAAGAACCTACATTGACTGGTGACGTCGAGTTCTTGCTCAAG AACATGGAAGATGCAAGAGTAGATGGAGCTCTCATTGTGCAACCCATCAATCACAAGTTTGATCATTCTTTAGTTacaag TGTTTTGAGGAAATACCCCTCCAAGTTTGTTGGCTGCTGCCTTGCTAACCCTGCAGAAGATGGCTGTGGGATTAAGCAGCTTGAGAGTCTTGTTCTTGAG AGTAATTATAAAGCTGTTCGGTTCAATCCCTATTTGTGGCCATCGGGTCAGAAG ATGACGAATGCTGTTGGCAAAGCCATGTTCTCTAAGGCAGGGGAGCTTGGTGTGCCTGTTGGCTTCATGTGTATGAAG GGTCTGCATCTGCACCTTGCCGAGATTGAGGAACTGTGCACGGAGTTTCCAAAGACAACTGTTTTACTAGACCACGCAGGATTCTGCAAAGTACCAGA AAATGGCGAGGCTAAGGATACTTATACTCAGCTTATGGAGCTCTCTAGATTCCCACAg GTATATGTGAAATTCAGTGCTCTATTCAGGATATCAAGAACGGGTTTCCCTTATCAGGACCTAACGCCTCTCCTATCTCAAGTTGTGTCCAACTTTGGGGCAAATCGTGTCATGTGGGGCAg TGACTTCCCATTTGTTGTTCTTGAATGTGGATACAAAGAAGCTAAAGAAGCTGTGACCATTATTGCAAAACAAGCATCCTTGTCAAGTTCTGACATGGACTGGATCCTGGGAAAGACTGTGATGCAGCTCTTCCCTGGACAATGGGTTATTCCTTGA
- the LOC108810637 gene encoding NDR1/HIN1-like protein 3 — protein MASGYGPPNYPPAKTYHSHGRRGGADVGCGICRCFLNCLGCCGGCILSIICNILIGIAVCLGIVSLILWFILRPNVVKFQVTEADLTRFDLEPQSNNLSYNLSLNFSVRNPNQRLGIHYDRLEARGYYGDRCFSAVDMKSFYQGRKNTTEVGTEMNGESLVLLGSGGRKDLREDRKSGVYRIDVKLRFKIRFKFGFLNSWAFKPKIKCHLKVPLSSSGSTGGFQFHPTKCHVDL, from the coding sequence ATGGCGAGCGGATACGGACCTCCGAACTATCCTCCGGCGAAAACCTACCACAGCCATGGCCGACGCGGCGGAGCCGACGTAGGCTGCGGCATCTGTCGTTGCTTCTTAAACTGCCTCGGCTGCTGCGGCGGTTGCATCTTGAGCATCATCTGCAACATCCTCATCGGCATAGCCGTTTGCCTCGGAATCGTGTCCTTGATCCTCTGGTTCATACTCCGACCTAACGTCGTGAAGTTCCAAGTCACGGAAGCCGATTTGACCAGATTCGATCTCGAGCCACAGAGCAATAACCTCAGTTACAATCTCTCTTTGAATTTCTCGGTTCGTAACCCTAATCAACGTCTCGGGATACACTACGATCGGTTGGAGGCGAGGGGATATTACGGCGACCGGTGTTTTTCCGCTGTGGATATGAAGTCGTTTTACCAGGGACGGAAGAATACGACGGAGGTTGGGACGGAGATGAACGGAGAGAGTTTGGTTTTGCTGGGTTCCGGTGGCCGGAAGGATCTCAGGGAGGATCGGAAGTCCGGGGTTTACAGGATCGACGTGAAGCTGAGGTTTAAGATCAGGTTTAAGTTTGGGTTTTTGAACTCGTGGGCTTTTAAGCCCAAGATTAAGTGTCATCTCAAGGTTCCGTTGAGTTCCTCTGGTTCCACCGGAGGGTTTCAGTTTCATCCAACCAAGTGCCACGTTGACCTCTAA
- the LOC108806876 gene encoding ribose-phosphate pyrophosphokinase 1, chloroplastic: MASLASSFPPAAAKTPSYLSSSSSTFFSSSLSFTTSQPHSRNSVFACIKCDVGNGNPSIPIINERTLPKFLESARMEKSANRTNNNTRLKLFSGTANPSLSQEIAWYMGLDLGKIKIKRFADGEIYVQLEESVRGCDVYLVQPTCTPTNENLMELLIMVDACRRASAKKVTAVIPYFGYARADRKTQGRESIAAKLVANLITEAGADRVLACDLHSGQSMGYFDIPVDHVYCQPVILDYLASKSIPAEDLVVVSPDVGGVARARAFAKKLSDAPLAIVDKRRSGHNVAEVMNLIGDVRGKVAVMVDDMIDTAGTIVKGAALLHQEGAREVYACCTHAVFSPPAIERLSGGLLQEVIVTNTLPVAEKNYFPQLTILSVANLLGETIWRVHDDSSVSSIFL, encoded by the exons ATGGCGTCGCTGGCATCGTCGTTTCCTCCCGCCGCCGCTAAGACGCCTTCGTATTTGTCCTCGTCGTCTTCgactttcttctcctcttctctctcgtTCACTACCTCTCAGCCTCACTCCCGAAACTCCGTCTTCGCTTGTATT AAATGCGATGTTGGGAATGGGAATCCAAGTATCCCAATCATCAACGAGAGGACACTCCCCAAGTTCCTTGAATCCGCCAGGATGGAGAAATCAGCCAACAGAACCAACAACAACACCAGGCTAAAGCTGTTCTCCGGCACCGCGAATCCATCCCTCTCTCAGGAGATCGCTTGGTACATGGGCTTGGATCTCGGCAAGATCAAGATCAAGAGGTTTGCCGATGGAGAGATCTAcgtccagctggaagagagCGTCAGGGGTTGCGACGTCTACTTGGTGCAGCCTACTTGCACCCCCACCAACGAGAATCTCATGGAGCTTTTGATCATGGTTGATGCTTGTAGGAGAGCGTCTGCTAAGAAAGTTACGGCCGTGATTCCGTATTTTGGATATGCGAGAGCTGACAGGAAG ACACAAGGGCGTGAATCAATTGCTGCTAAATTGGTTGCGAACCTTATTACAGAAGCTGGTGCAGATAGAGTGCTGGCATGTGATCTTCATTCAGGACAGTCTATGGGTTATTTTGACATTCCAGTTGATCATGTGTACTGCCAG ccGGTGATACTTGATTATCTTGCTAGCAAGTCAATTCCAGCAGAGGATTTGGTTGTGGTTTCTCCTGATGTTGGTGGAGTAGCCAGAGCACGCGCTTTTGCTAAGAAGTTATCAGATGCGCCACTTGCCATTGTGGATAAAAGGCGTTCTGGACACAATGTTGCTGag GTGATGAACTTAATTGGTGATGTAAGAGGGAAGGTGGCAGTAATGGTTGATGATATGATTGATACCGCTG gaacCATTGTGAAAGGAGCAGCTTTGTTGCACCAGGAGGGGGCTCGTGAGGTCTATGCGTGCTGCACCCACGCTGTTTTCAG CCCGCCTGCGATAGAGAGATTATCAGGAGGTTTGCTTCAAGAAGTGATAGTGACAAACACATTACCAGTAGCTGAGAAGAACTACTTCCCGCAGTTGACAATTTTGTCCGTGGCTAATCTTCTTGGCGAGACGATTTGGCGTGTCCATGATGATAGCTCCGTCAGCAGCATTTTCCTTTGA
- the LOC108806901 gene encoding uncharacterized protein LOC108806901 isoform X2 has protein sequence MQRLSIDSSVSKLHHSYGGRKDDTYDLDDLKRKESSSLSSPPPLPPSSSVADYDDHDLKDFKPRRLSLQQSSTHQNGEKFVHFIPVLTLICFIILYLSSHSPSQSDLAQFSGFMRHSKHIEDGEISRLMISADALSIRSSVRKLKETESESLPRRRTSHRKIADF, from the exons ATGCAGAGGCTTTCGATAGACTCATCAGTTTCGAAGCTTCATCATAGCTACGGAGGACGGAAGGACGACACATACGATCTCGATGACTTAAAGCGGAAGGAGTCATCGTCActctcctctcctcctcctcttcctccttctTCATCCGTAGCAGATTACGACGATCACGACCTCAAGGACTTTAAACCCCGACGGCTATCGCTGCAGCAATCGTCGACGCATCAGAATGGAGAGAAGTTCGTTCACTTCATCCCCGTCCTCACTCTTATCTGTTTCATCATCCTCTACCTCTCTTCTCACTCTCCGTCGCAATCAG ATTTAGCTCAGTTTAGCGGATTCATGCGTCATTCAAAGCATATAG AAGACGGCGAAATCTCGAGGTTGATGATCAGTGCCGACGCTCTGTCTATCCGTAGTAGCGTAAGGAAGTTAAAAGAGACGGAATCGGAATCGCTTCCCCGTCGCCGAACTTCTCACCGGAAAATAGCCGACTTCTAg
- the LOC108806901 gene encoding uncharacterized protein LOC108806901 isoform X1: MQRLSIDSSVSKLHHSYGGRKDDTYDLDDLKRKESSSLSSPPPLPPSSSVADYDDHDLKDFKPRRLSLQQSSTHQNGEKFVHFIPVLTLICFIILYLSSHSPSQSDLAQFSGFMRHSKHIESEEDGEISRLMISADALSIRSSVRKLKETESESLPRRRTSHRKIADF; encoded by the exons ATGCAGAGGCTTTCGATAGACTCATCAGTTTCGAAGCTTCATCATAGCTACGGAGGACGGAAGGACGACACATACGATCTCGATGACTTAAAGCGGAAGGAGTCATCGTCActctcctctcctcctcctcttcctccttctTCATCCGTAGCAGATTACGACGATCACGACCTCAAGGACTTTAAACCCCGACGGCTATCGCTGCAGCAATCGTCGACGCATCAGAATGGAGAGAAGTTCGTTCACTTCATCCCCGTCCTCACTCTTATCTGTTTCATCATCCTCTACCTCTCTTCTCACTCTCCGTCGCAATCAG ATTTAGCTCAGTTTAGCGGATTCATGCGTCATTCAAAGCATATAG AATCCGAAGAAGACGGCGAAATCTCGAGGTTGATGATCAGTGCCGACGCTCTGTCTATCCGTAGTAGCGTAAGGAAGTTAAAAGAGACGGAATCGGAATCGCTTCCCCGTCGCCGAACTTCTCACCGGAAAATAGCCGACTTCTAg
- the LOC108810382 gene encoding RING-H2 finger protein ATL28-like, with protein sequence MASTTLPATEVFPSVTMPITAVLTSALLFVIVAGFISLFLWKCFLHRLFSAWTRQRTPYGDLIHVTSTPPESPGLDPFIVKSFPVFLYSSATMKNQCTECAICLSEFSDEDTVRLITVCRHGFHSSCIDLWFGLHKTCPVCRCELDPGVLVGSGTHDESLHNTVTITIQDLNYHDQENPPSASSSKRLADTSSSWRFYRSHSTGHFMVKMTDVGVKIKRRDYQIGNSVMFEENPPSTTSSSKRLIREASAWRFSRSHSTGRFLGKTTYVNGLTRYDAAECGMAW encoded by the coding sequence ATGGCGTCAACAACGTTACCAGCAACCGAAGTTTTCCCTAGCGTCACCATGCCCATCACGGCAGTCTTAACAAGCGCTCTTCTCTTTGTGATCGTCGCCGGAttcatctctctcttcctctggAAATGCTTTCTTCACCGGTTGTTCTCGGCTTGGACCCGTCAGAGAACACCCTACGGTGACCTGATCCATGTCACCAGCACCCCTCCTGAAAGCCCCGGCCTCGACCCATTCATCGTCAAGTCCTTTCCCGTCTTCCTCTACTCATCAGCAACGATGAAAAACCAATGCACGGAATGTGCTATCTGCTTGTCAGAGTTCTCAGACGAAGACACCGTTAGGCTCATAACGGTTTGTCGCCACGGGTTTCATTCGAGTTGCATTGATCTTTGGTTTGGGTTACACAAGACTTGTCCCGTTTGCCGGTGTGAGCTAGACCCGGGAGTACTGGTCGGATCTGGAACCCATGATGAGTCTTTGCACAACACGGTCACGATTACTATTCAAGACCTAAATTACCATGACCAAGAGAATCCTCCTAGCGCTAGCTCGAGCAAAAGGCTTGCGGATACCTCGTCGTCTTGGAGGTTCTATAGGTCACATTCTACGGGGCATTTCATGGTTAAGATGACGGATGTTGGTGTGAAGATAAAAAGAAGAGATTACCAAATAGGAAACAGTGTCATGTTCGAGGAAAACCCTCCTAGTACTACTAGTTCAAGCAAAAGGCTAATTAGGGAAGCATCTGCTTGGAGATTCTCGAGGTCACATTCTACAGGGCGTTTCTTGGGTAAGACGACGTATGTCAATGGACTTACTCGGTATGACGCTGCAGAATGTGGGATGGCTTGGTGA
- the LOC108806702 gene encoding zinc finger CCCH domain-containing protein 12, protein MSHPRDSTTDAVNTDETESPCKKTRGSPSSSSSSEIGQPFFKTKLCCNFRAGNCPYVASVCRFAHTVEDLRRPPPIRQETRGESGRPYKGRHCNKFNSGEGCPYGESCTFLHDEVPRNREGFAISLGHRGGYGAGDGGNVVVVAPYWKTRICNKWEISGFCPFGTNCNFAHGASELHRIGGGLVEEEEGKIGTSSTLDTKKTGQADMMTTSLVSPGVLSQRASNAVTQKPNGVRVLRKWKGPDKISRVYGDWIDDVE, encoded by the exons ATGAGTCATCCCCGGGATTCCACCACCGATGCGGTGAACACCGACGAAACAGAGTCGCCCTGCAAGAAAACTCGTGGGTCtccctcttcctcctcctcctccgagaTCGGGCAACCCTTCTTCAAGACGAAGCTCTGCTGCAACTTCCGCGCAGGAAACTGTCCGTACGTCGCGAGCGTTTGCCGTTTCGCTCACACCGTGGAAGACCTCCGTCGCCCGCCGCCCATTCGGCAGGAGACCCGCGGGGAGAGTGGAAGACCGTACAAGGGAAGGCATTGCAACAAGTTTAACAGCGGAGAAGGGTGTCCTTACGGAGAAAGCTGTACGTTTCTACACGACGAGGTTCCAAGAAACAGAGAGGGCTTTGCGATTAGTTTAGGCCATCGTGGTGGCTATGGTGCTGGTGATGGCGgcaatgttgttgttgttgctccGTATTGGAAGACAAGGATCTGCAACAAGTGGGAGATTAGTGGGTTTTGTCCTTTCGGTACTAACTGCAATTTTGCTCATGGAGCTTCGG AGTTGCATAGAATTGGTGGGGGActtgtggaagaagaagaaggtaagaTCGGAACATCTTCCACTCTTGACACAAAGAAGACAGGACAAGCTGACATGATGACTACTAGCCTTGTTTCTCCTGGAGTCCTGTCTCAACGAGCATCCAATGCCGTTACTCAGAAACCCAACGGAGTGAGAGTTCTACGGAAATGGAAAGGACCGGATAAAATCAGCCGGGTTTATGGTGATTGGATCGACGATGTTGAATAA